The following proteins are encoded in a genomic region of Pyrus communis chromosome 11, drPyrComm1.1, whole genome shotgun sequence:
- the LOC137707832 gene encoding UDP-glycosyltransferase 71A16-like, with protein sequence MKKPAVLVFVPSLGIGHIISAVEIAKQLVARDDQLFITILIMKLPFDKLFTNTDSSISHRINFINLPETLVDIPLVFPSFVNPFIESHKIHVKEAVTKLLTDQSVQSESKNPRVLGGFVIDMFCTSMIDVANEFGVPSFLFYTSSAAMLGFWLHLASLRNEHDKDIYELINSSTELVIPSFINPVPTKVFPGELLDKEGATIFLDFGTRFRETKGILVNTFSELEAHAIHSLSDGKTPPVYPVGPLLNLKSDDTRVAPDKAREKSDILDWLDDQPPLSVLFLCFGSMGSFCEAQVKEIARALEHSGLRFLWSLRQPPPKGTLTLPSDYADPKAVLPEGFLDRTATTGKVLGWAPQVAILSHPAVGGFVSHCGWNSALESIWHGVPIATWPMYAEQQSNAFELLELGLAVEIKMDYKTESEVVVSAEEIERGIKEVMELDSDTRKRVKETSEKGKKALEFGGSSYASLGRFIDQI encoded by the coding sequence ATGAAGAAGCCAGCAGTGCTAGTGTTCGTCCCATCCTTAGGCATTGGCCACATCATATCAGCGGTTGAGATCGCAAAGCAACTCGTCGCTCGAGATGATCAACTCTTCATCACAATCCTCATCATGAAGCTCCCCTTCGACAAACTCTTCACCAACACAGACTCTTCAATCTCACACcgcatcaacttcatcaacctCCCCGAAACCCTAGTCGACATACCACTCGTCTTCCCCTCTTTCGTCAACCCATTCATTGAGAGTCACAAAATCCACGTCAAAGAAGCTGTCACGAAACTACTCACTGATCAGTCAGTTCAGTCCGAGTCCAAAAACCCTAGGGTTCTTGGCGGGTTCGTCATTGACATGTTCTGCACCTCTATGATTGACGTGGCAAACGAGTTTGGAGTTCCTTCTTTCCTCTTCTACACATCCAGCGCCGCCATGCTAGGGTTCTGGTTGCATCTCGCGTCGCTTCGCAACGAACACGACAAGGATAtctatgaattgattaactcgAGTACAGAGTTGGTCATCCCGAGTTTTATCAACCCTGTGCCCACTAAAGTGTTCCCTGGTGAACTTTTGGACAAGGAAGGCGCCACCATCTTCCTCGACTTTGGAACTAGGTTTAGAGAAACCAAGGGTATTTTGGTGAACACGTTCTCGGAGCTGGAAGCCCATGCGATTCATTCCCTGTCGGACGGTAAGACCCCTCCCGTGTACCCTGTGGGGCCCCTGTTGAATCTGAAGAGTGATGACACTCGTGTGGCTCCGGATAAGGCCAGAGAAAAGTCTGATATCCTGGATTGGCTTGACGATCAGCCCCCGTTGTCGGTGTTGTTCCTGTGCTTCGGGAGCATGGGTAGCTTCTGTGAGGCCCAAGTGAAAGAGATAGCCCGCGCGCTGGAGCACAGTGGGCTTCGGTTCTTGTGGTCCCTACGCCAGCCCCCGCCCAAGGGGACCTTGACCTTGCCAAGCGACTATGCGGATCCCAAGGCAGTCTTGCCCGAAGGGTTCCTTGATCGGACAGCCACGACCGGGAAGGTCCTAGGATGGGCTCCGCAAGTGGCGATATTATCTCACCCGGCGGTCGGAGGTTTCGTGTCGCATTGCGGGTGGAATTCCGCTCTGGAGAGTATATGGCACGGCGTGCCGATTGCGACGTGGCCAATGTACGCAGAGCAACAATCGAATGCATTTGAGCTGTTGGAGTTGGGATTGGCAGTGGAGATTAAGATGGATTATAAGACGGAGAGTGAAGTAGTGGTGAGTGCAGAAGAAATAGAGAGAGGGATTAAGGAAGTGATGGAACTTGATAGTGATACAAGGAAGAGAGTGAAAGAGACGagtgaaaaaggtaaaaaagcCTTGGAGTTTGGTGGTTCGTCTTACGCTTCATTGGGTCGTTTTATTgatcaaatttaa